In Oryza sativa Japonica Group chromosome 11, ASM3414082v1, the following are encoded in one genomic region:
- the LOC9267852 gene encoding uncharacterized protein — protein sequence MGGEKGNAYVENNFTCWLAKQKEDLRAKAFCSAPMEFNGEWNWEFEDEFQRYLPVYFNMLQEVDAMDDSAEGDCSGMNALLQKLNPQFRSKYAIYSSEHPYLREISRMQKRKFCSMNQVRHYKKMYDLLGKLITLKPYIKGSDRSYSVIERLEENLEIQSTFDAYEVDQSVGVLLCHVLYFWEPRFHPLIREEHKDLLLQIVGQLTNAKENKQFQPLTPDPGDFAPHLKPYARFYIQTKLKMSMYARAAMQIHLHEDYDNYLASGQLDSHIYSHVSEDFSDEDVENNAVPQKFSVLDHDLIHLSLKRRAQIVDMHNQVCTYSKCLRDLLENESLKDRLMSLMSELNAEGFFDIDSNSVNWDNECFSKLVEKFKNEVFTGHSLPRRYTIQGIIDYWAILQEKDNTWQTFEKVVTGTSTKLIAYLPQFWRDTRYYKHEYYDIVREPLKKIFV from the exons ATGGGGGGAGAGAAAGGCAATGCTTATGTTGAAAATAACTTTACATGTTGGTTGGCAAAGCAAAAGGAAGATCTCCGTGCAAAGGCATTCTGTTCTGCTCCAATGGAGTTTAATGGGGAGTGGAACTGGGAG TTTGAAGATGAATTCCAAAGGTATCTTCCAGTTTATTTTAACATGTTGCAAGAAGTTGATGCCATGGACGACAGTGCAGAG GGTGATTGTTCGGGCATGAATGCTCTCCTTCAGAAATTGAATCCTCAATTCCGATCCAAGTATGCCATTTACAGCAGTGAGCACCCTTATTTGAGGGAGATCTCACGTATGCAGAAG CGGAAATTTTGTTCAATGAATCAAGTCAGACATTACAAAAAAATGTACGATCTTCTTGGCAAACTCATCACTCTCAAACCATATATCAAG GGTTCTGACCGTTCTTATAGTGTAATTGAACGTCTTGAAGAAAACTTGGAGATACAATCCACTTTTGATGCTTATGAAGTGGATCAGTCGGTTGGT GTCCTACTTTGTCATGTGCTGTATTTCTGGGAGCCTCGATTTCATCCTCTGATACGAGAA GAACACAAGGACTTGCTTTTGCAGATAGTTGGTCAATTAACCAATGCAAAAGAAAACAAGCAGTTTCAg CCACTGACACCAGACCCTGGAGACTTTGCGCCACATTTGAAGCCTTATGCACGTTTCTACATTCAGACTAAGCTGAAGATGTCCATG TATGCTAGGGCTGCAATGCAAATCCATTTGCACGAGGATTATGACAACTATCTAGCTTCTGGTCAACTGGATAGCCATATCTACTCACATGTCTCAGAG GATTTTTCTGATGAAGATGTTGAAAATAATGCAGTGCCACAGAAATTCTCAGTTTTGGACCATGATCTTATCCATTTATCTCTCAAG CGAAGAGCTCAGATTGTGGATATGCATAATCAAGTATGCACATACTCGAAGTGTCTAAGAGACCTCCTTGAAAATGAGTCG CTTAAAGATCGTCTGATGAGTTTGATGAGTGAGCTCAATGCTGAAGGTTTTTTTGACATCGACAGTAACTCTGTCAATTGG GACAATGAGTGTTTCTCAAAGCTTGtagaaaaattcaaaaatgAAGTTTTCACAGGACATTCCCTTCCCAGGCGTTACACTATTCAAGGAATTATT GATTATTGGGCAATCTTACAAGAGAAGGATAACACTTGGCAAACCTTTGAAAAG GTTGTTACTGGAACTTCCACTAAATTGATTGCATATCTTCCACAG TTTTGGAGGGATACACGATATTATAAACATGAGTACTATGACATCGTCAGGGAACCCTTAAAAAAG ATCTTTGTGTAG
- the LOC136354195 gene encoding protein HASTY 1-like: protein MNTCSVAAGPAAAWACSSVNTCARNSYPVELEPEPVKEREKGYVDLLVDASLLLVSNDFPPEVQRHGARMLQHLLKFRREELSSFDCSSLIHQDDTDSTNMSNKFDDIIHPRMRCNNGAVPCHQVKGCLLLAEYNILCEAFDVVTSCLRSEQYKGVLHYLLKPLNKIWVQSEWRSTFLHSAFGLTCLFSDHFLEMVYKVVKFCENDLRQSTLESIEMQFCDLHSLLRLMLPFLLQLLQCIHSLWRGQISGSLPDQLESAKSKMSDEDVQQNKTRKLLEEIRLSGYNIIGLSLSIQGAFSDLLDISSFNDAIFEDLGSMEFRHLSKLINLVFVPLVTYCPSKFWKKWMLNLLRPLLDHCEDLLYFAWFSLMHHGRAKVPYYFGKLSGPTENIEKFEDTQLLEFTREVSHLLGVLSSPESNNGLLHYLLTHDCLGSSRMSLFGYWVDDEATTSAISFCLAMVRLAGSTDNERCKLFVADELLPSIIRRLDDQLPCAMRNLIFKFNSSTNDTVDKDLIVLCEEIYIYISSNLYPQSQASDNQLNFIF from the exons ATGAACACTTGTTCGGTCGCCGCTGGTCCCGCCGCGGCTTGGGCTTGTAGCAGTGTCAATACTTGCGCCAGGAATTCCTACCCTGTTGAATTGGAGCCGGAGCCG gtaaaagagagagagaaaggctaTGTCGACTTGTTGGTGGATGCATCTCTTCTGTTGGTCAGCAATGATTTCCCTCCTGAGGTCCAGCGTCATGGTGCTAGGATGCTTCAG CATCTTCTAAAATTCAGGCGTGAGGAATTGAGCAGTTTTGATTGCAGTAGTTTGATCCATCAAGATGACACTGATAGTACTAACATGTCAAATAAATTCGATGATATAATTCACCCAAGAATgcgg TGCAACAATGGTGCAGTACCTTGCCATCAAGTTAAGGGCTGTCTACTTCTTGCAGaatataatattttatgtgaAGCATTTGATGTTGTAACATCCTGTTTAAG GTCTGAACAGTATAAGGGGGTACTTCACTATCTTCTTAAGCCCCTCAACAAAATATGGGTCCAATCAGAGTGGAGAAGTACATTTCTGCACTCTGCATTTGGCCTAACCTGTCTATTCTCTGATCATTTCTTGGAGATGGTTTATAAAGTTGTGAAGTTCTGCGAAAATGATCTCCGACAAAGCACATTGGAGTCTATTGAGATGCAATTCTGCGATCTTCATTCTCTTTTAAGATTGATGCTTCCCTTTCTATTGCAG TTGCTCCAATGCATACATTCTCTTTGGAGAGGACAAATCTCTGGCAGTCTTCCTGATCAACTTGAAAGTGCTAAAAGCAAGATGAGTGATGAAGATGTCCAACAAAACAAGACAAGAAAATTGTTGGAGGAAATCCGACTGAGTGG GTACAACATCATTGGTCTATCTTTATCTATTCAAGGGGCATTTTCTGATCTATTGGATATTTCATCTTTCAATGATGCTATCTTTGAAGATTTAGGGTCAATGGAGTTTAGGCATTTAAGCAAACTTATCAATCTTGTTTTCGTTCCTTTGGTAACATATTGTCCTTCCAAATTCTGGAAGAAGTGGATGTTGAACCTACTACGACCCTTACTTGATCACTGTGAGGATTTACTTTACTTTGCGTGGTTCAGCCTTATGCACCATGGCCGAGCTAAAGTTCCTTATTACTTCGGGAAACTCTCTGGGCCAACAGAAAACATTGAGAAGTTTGAAGATACTCAACTTCTTGAGTTCACCCGTGAAGTGTCTCATTTGCTGGGAGTTTTATCGtctccagaatcaaacaatGGGCTTTTACATTATCTTTTAACCCATGATTGTCTTGGGAGTTCAAGGATGAGCTTGTTTGGGTATTGGGTGGATGATGAAGCAACTACAAGTGCTATTTCCTTTTGCCTTGCTATGGTCCGACTTGCAGGCAGTACCGACAATGAGAGGTGCAAGCTGTTTGTTGCAGATGAATTGCTTCCATCTATAATTCGGCGCTTAGATGATCAACTACCATGTGCAATGAGAAACCTAATTTTCAAGTTCAACTCCAGTACAAATGATACTGTTGATAAGGATCTTATTGTTCTCTGTGAAGAAATATACATCTATATTTCCAGCAATTTGTACCCACAAAGCCAGGCAAGTGACAATCagttgaattttattttttaa
- the LOC136353905 gene encoding uncharacterized protein: MDCLQPQHIEWLPYHTNEASSLTLNSMCNRDSDYFMYQCPLICFWAVEYHLPHRVMRQFGKKQDWPVEDISTGVELHKYDRVRTKKVKDWGLEHNRYIDEWRTAGRNDRYIETIHQNHLFSEYLRWLHRTYRLFLRPTWTEADIEDDRDSDEGRNSYDVRTRVGYQMEHAPLRDRVSRELLRSVNEMGHALQAPRGGEDMENTLRNVLEKVRQRCRKLAARLGCRSVGLDDVYQPGRLPPPLPQSARPSTARHSIRIEEREGVGGSSSSRIKQGRGKGKAPAPPSDDDDDEDEEDEDYVAPDAEEIDMSQLPDAPQGTQPTQYNLRSTRAAKKRYTPGSQAIRRQRKK, from the exons ATGGACTGCTTGCAGCCTCAACAT ATTGAGTGGTTACCATACCACACAAATGAGGCTTCAAGCCTGACCCTGAACTCGATGTGCAATCGAGACTCTGACTATTTCATGTACCAGTGCCCATTGATTTGTTTCTGGGCAGTTGAGTACCACCTTCCGCACCGTGTCATGCGACAGTTCGGGAAGAAACAAGATTGGCCGGTTGAGGACATCTCAACTGGAGTTGAATTACATAA GTATGACAGGGTGAGAACAAAGAAGGTGAAAGACTGGGGGCTAGAGCATAATAGATACATTGATGAATGGAGAACAGCCGGAAGGAACGATAGGTACATCGAAACTATACACCAAAATCATCTTTTCTCAGAGTACCTTCGTTGGCTGCATAGGACATATAGACTGTTCCTCCGCCCTACTTGGACGGAAGCCGACATAGAGGATGACCGCGACTCCGATGAGGGGCGGAATTCCTATGATGTCCGGACTAGAGTTGGATATCAAATGGAGCACGCCCCACTTAGAGACAGAGTC TCGAGAGAGCTCCTCAGGAGTGTGAATGAAATGGGGCATGCCCTCCAAGCTCCGAGGGGTGGTGAGGACATGGAGAACACGCTCCGCAATGTTTTAgag aaagttcgtcaaaggtgccggaaacttgcagcaagattaggttgcaggtcggttggattggacgacgtgtaccaaccggggagactaccaccaccactacctcaaTCCGCGCGTCCAAGTACTGCTCGACACTCCATCAGGATAGAAGAGCGTGAAGGAGTtggtggctcgtcgtcgtcacgcattaagcaagggaggggaaaggggaaggcgccggctccacctagcgacgacgatgacgatgaggacgaggaggatgaggactacgtcgcaccagacgccgaggagatagacatgtcacagcttcccgacgcgcctcaggggacgcaacccacgcaatacaacttgcgatccactcgggcagcgaaaaagag gtacactccgggctcgcaagcaattcggcgccaacggaagaagtaa